One genomic segment of Micromonospora sp. WMMC415 includes these proteins:
- a CDS encoding acyl-CoA carboxylase subunit beta — translation MNGDEPSTGETAAGGDPVPAELAEVLERQARLLDPARADATAGRHAAGRRSVRENLADLLDEGTWLEYGGLAVAAQRSHRPLAELTEATPADGVLVGVGRVGGARVGTVAYDYTVLAGTQGLTGHRKTDRLFGIVAREDLPVVIFAEGGGGRPSDTDHPTVAGLELTTFASLARLRSLRVGIAAGFCFAGNAALLGTCDVTIGVAGASIGMGGPAMVEAAGLGTVAPQDVGPLEVHLASGAVDIRAADDADAVRLTRLVLGYADGRPAHGSHEDQRRLRRAMPENRRRAYDVRDVMRLLFDVDSVLELRERHGRSLVTAFARLGGHPVGAIANNPLHRAGAIDATAAGKATRFLRLCDRLGLPVVSLCDTPGIMVGPDAERTGLVRAVGEFFTAGASLRTPLVTVVLRKAYGLGAMAMAGGSFHESRLTLAWPTGEVGAMGLEGAVRLAHRRELAAITDDAERRRRYDELVALAYARGKALSAAASFELDDVVDPADTRARLLSALF, via the coding sequence GTGAACGGTGACGAACCGTCCACCGGGGAGACCGCCGCGGGTGGGGACCCGGTCCCGGCCGAGCTGGCCGAGGTTCTGGAGCGCCAGGCCAGGCTGCTCGACCCGGCCCGCGCCGACGCGACGGCGGGACGACACGCGGCCGGGCGGCGCAGCGTACGGGAGAACCTCGCCGACCTGCTCGACGAGGGCACCTGGCTGGAGTACGGCGGCCTGGCCGTGGCGGCGCAGCGCTCCCACCGGCCGCTCGCGGAACTCACCGAGGCGACCCCCGCCGACGGCGTGCTCGTCGGGGTCGGCCGGGTCGGCGGCGCCCGCGTCGGCACGGTCGCGTACGACTACACCGTGCTCGCCGGCACCCAGGGGCTGACCGGTCACCGCAAGACCGACCGGCTCTTCGGCATCGTCGCGCGGGAGGACCTGCCCGTCGTCATCTTCGCCGAAGGTGGCGGTGGCCGCCCCAGCGACACCGACCATCCGACCGTGGCGGGTCTGGAGCTGACGACCTTCGCGTCGCTGGCCCGGCTGCGCTCGCTACGGGTCGGGATCGCGGCCGGCTTCTGCTTCGCCGGCAACGCCGCGCTGCTCGGCACGTGCGACGTCACCATCGGCGTCGCGGGCGCCAGTATCGGCATGGGCGGACCGGCCATGGTGGAGGCGGCCGGGCTGGGCACGGTCGCACCGCAGGACGTCGGCCCGCTCGAGGTGCACCTGGCCAGCGGTGCCGTGGACATCCGCGCGGCGGACGACGCCGACGCCGTACGCCTGACCCGGCTGGTGCTGGGCTACGCGGACGGGCGACCGGCGCACGGGAGCCACGAGGACCAGCGCCGGCTGCGCCGCGCCATGCCGGAGAACCGGCGCCGGGCCTACGACGTACGCGACGTCATGCGGCTGCTGTTCGACGTGGACTCGGTTCTCGAACTCCGGGAGCGGCACGGCCGGTCCCTGGTGACCGCGTTCGCCCGCCTCGGCGGGCATCCGGTCGGCGCGATCGCCAACAACCCGCTGCACCGTGCCGGCGCGATCGACGCCACCGCCGCCGGCAAGGCGACCCGCTTCCTGCGGCTCTGCGACCGCCTCGGCCTGCCCGTGGTGAGCCTCTGTGACACCCCGGGAATCATGGTGGGTCCGGACGCGGAGCGGACCGGGCTCGTGCGGGCGGTCGGGGAGTTCTTCACCGCCGGCGCGTCGCTGCGCACCCCACTGGTGACGGTGGTGCTGCGCAAGGCGTACGGCCTCGGCGCCATGGCGATGGCCGGCGGAAGCTTCCACGAGTCCCGCCTCACCCTCGCCTGGCCGACCGGCGAGGTCGGCGCGATGGGTCTGGAGGGGGCGGTCCGGCTCGCGCACCGCCGGGAACTGGCGGCCATCACCGACGACGCCGAGCGCCGGCGCCGCTACGACGAACTGGTGGCACTCGCCTACGCCCGCGGCAAGGCGCTCTCCGCCGCCGCGAGCTTCGAACTCGACGACGTGGTCGACCCCGCGGACACCCGGGCGAGGCTCCTCTCCGCGCTCTTCTGA
- a CDS encoding TetR/AcrR family transcriptional regulator, translated as MGRTVGGEALPQRLLAVATRLFAEKGFEKTSVQEIVEAAGVTKGAMYHYFAAKDDLLQEIYQRLLRMQRERLETIMAGPQPVAERLHAAAADVVVTAIANLDDATIFLQSMHLLSADRRRAVRAARREYHERFRSLVEEGQRAGTFRADVPADLVVDYFFGAVHHLGAWFRSGGRLTAEQVGDHFAGLLLASLRPEAAR; from the coding sequence GTGGGGCGTACGGTCGGCGGCGAGGCACTGCCCCAGCGGCTGCTGGCGGTCGCGACCCGGCTGTTCGCGGAGAAGGGCTTCGAGAAGACCTCGGTGCAGGAGATCGTCGAGGCGGCCGGAGTCACCAAGGGCGCGATGTACCACTACTTCGCCGCCAAGGACGACCTGCTCCAGGAGATCTACCAGCGGCTGCTGCGTATGCAGCGCGAGCGCCTGGAGACCATCATGGCCGGCCCGCAGCCGGTGGCGGAGCGCCTGCACGCCGCCGCCGCCGACGTGGTCGTCACCGCGATCGCCAACCTCGACGACGCCACCATCTTCCTGCAGTCGATGCATCTGCTGTCCGCCGACCGCCGGCGCGCGGTGCGGGCGGCCCGCCGCGAGTACCACGAGCGCTTCCGCTCGCTGGTCGAGGAGGGGCAGCGCGCCGGGACCTTCCGTGCCGACGTGCCGGCCGACCTGGTGGTCGATTACTTCTTCGGCGCGGTGCACCATCTCGGCGCGTGGTTCCGCAGCGGCGGCCGGCTCACCGCGGAGCAGGTCGGCGATCACTTCGCCGGCCTGCTCCTGGCCTCACTGCGGCCCGAGGCAGCCCGCTGA